From Rutidosis leptorrhynchoides isolate AG116_Rl617_1_P2 chromosome 3, CSIRO_AGI_Rlap_v1, whole genome shotgun sequence, a single genomic window includes:
- the LOC139901111 gene encoding uncharacterized protein — protein sequence MRQDSRGKWSISTHLKITAALRQLACGYSPDALDEYLQMSERVARESLLNFTECIIVLYTNDYLREPDTPLFNSMLVEDMPDIPYHVNSVEYKRGYYLADGIYLTWVSFVKAFSSVVDEKRVYFSKKQAGARKDIERTFGILQGRCHILQQPARAYEVNHMKRLMYTCIILHSIIIEDNSYNIVENDWVYEPMVNMQNTWFKRCDARNRRARELRDREVYEGLRADLVQHLWSN from the exons ATGAGGCAAGATAGTCGTGGCAAATGGAGTATTAGTACACATTTGAAAATTACTGCCGCCCTTCGTCAGCTCGCATGCGGTTATTCACCGGATGCTTTAGACGAGTATTTGCAAATGTCCGAACGTGTTGCTAGAGAGTCTTTACTCAACTTTACGGAATGTATCATTGTTTTGTATACGAATGACTACTTAAGAGAGCCGGATAC TCCTTTGTTCAACTCAATGCTTGTAGAAGACATGCCGGACATCCCTTATCATGTTAACAGTGTGGAGTACAAAAGAGGCTACTATCTAGCCGACGGGATTTATCTAACATGGGTATCATTTGTCAAGGCATTTTCTAGTGTCGTTGATGAAAAACGTGTTTACTTTTCAAAGAAACAAGCAGGGGCTCGTAAAGATATTGAAAGGACTTTTGGGATTCTACAGGGTCGTTGTCATATTCTACAACAACCCGCTAGGGCTTACGAAGTGAATCACATGAAAAGACTTATGTATACGTGCATCATACTACACAGCATAATTATCGAAGACAACAGTTATAACATTGTTGAAAACGATTGGGTTTATGAGCCGATGGTTAATATGCAAAATACTTGGTTCAAAAGGTGTGACGCTCGAAATCGAAGAGCAAGGGAGCTACGTGACAGGGAAGTGTACGAAGGATTACGTGCCGACTTAGTTCAGCATTTGTGGTCAAACTGA
- the LOC139902804 gene encoding UBP1-associated protein 2B-like — MAKKRKTRASQPRLEQQQSTDDAVVVKTEELSQEEYEQLEENNEIKDEEIEPKEEEEEHEEHEDDEEEEEEEEEEEENDDVATGNDMKEVKIETNGDETEDLTEEPVENLLTPFSKEQLILLMKEAVSKYPDLISSIEKIADADPAHRKIFVHGLGWDTTTETLISEYTKYGEIEDCKAVVDKVSGKSKGYGFILFKHRAGAKKALKEPQKKIGNRITSCQLASAGPVPAPPPSGPQVSEYTQRKIFVSNVAEEIDPNKLTEFFATFGEIEEGPLGLDKQTGKPKGFALFVYKSIESAKKALEQPKKVFEGYTLNVQKAIDGPKPVKGGFNQQQHPPQFGGGHHHPSKKAKYSGMGSGAGQGHLMAPSGPGVGFNPVIPPPALTPVLGQALSALLAGQGGLGIGNLFGGLGSPGNPQGMPGYGNQGGAGYQQGGNANPQMGQGGGRQQQGGSSYMGQRH, encoded by the coding sequence ATGGCCAAAAAGCGAAAGACTCGTGCTTCACAACCACGATTAGAACAACAACAATCCACCGATGACGCAGTTGTTGTAAAAACAGAGGAGCTATCGCAAGAAGAATACGAACAGTTGGAAGAAAATAACGAAATTAAGGATGAAGAAATTGAaccaaaagaagaagaagaagaacacgaagaacacgaagatgatgaagaagaagaagaagaagaagaggaagaggaAGAAAACGATGACGTGGCAACCGGAAACGATATGAAAGAAGTTAAAATCGAAACTAACGGCGATGAAACGGAAGATTTAACGGAAGAGCCAGTAGAGAATCTTCTAACTCCGTTTTCAAAAGAACAACTGATATTACTTATGAAAGAAGCTGTATCTAAATATCCTGATTTAATTTCAAGTATTGAAAAGATTGCTGATGCTGATCCTGCTCATAGGAAGATATTTGTTCATGGTTTAGGGTGGGATACTACTACTGAAACCCTAATTAGTGAGTACACAAAGTACGGTGAAATTGAGGATTGTAAAGCTGTAGTTGACAAGGTTTCGGGTAAATCGAAAGGGTACGGGTTCATATTGTTTAAACATAGGGCTGGTGCGAAAAAGGCGTTGAAAGAACCACAGAAGAAGATTGGGAATAGGATTACTTCGTGTCAGTTGGCATCTGCAGGGCCGGTGCCTGCGCCTCCACCGAGCGGGCCACAGGTGTCTGAGTATACGCAGCGGAAGATTTTTGTTAGTAATGTGGCTGAGGAGATTGATCCGAATAAGTTGACTGAGTTTTTCGCAACGTTTGGGGAGATTGAGGAGGGACCTTTGGGATTGGATAAGCAAACTGGGAAACCGAAAGGGTTTGCGTTGTTTGTATATAAGAGTATTGAGAGTGCAAAGAAGGCATTGGAGCAACCAAAGAAGGTATTTGAAGGGTATACATTGAATGTTCAGAAGGCTATTGATGGTCCGAAACCGGTTAAAGGTGGTTTTAATCAGCAGCAACACCCTCCACAATTTGGTGGtggtcatcatcatccttcgaaaaAGGCGAAATATTCTGGTATGGGTAGTGGAGCAGGACAAGGTCATTTGATGGCACCGTCTGGACCGGGTGTTGGGTTCAATCCTGTTATTCCTCCGCCCGCGTTGACACCTGTTTTGGGTCAGGCTTTGAGTGCACTTTTAGCTGGACAGGGTGGATTGGGAATCGGGAATCTTTTTGGAGGACTTGGTTCACCTGGGAACCCACAGGGGATGCCAGGATATGGGAATCAAGGAGGTGCAGGTTATCAACAAGGAGGGAATGCGAACCCTCAGATGGGTCAAGGAGGTGGTAGGCAGCAACAAGGTGGTTCGTCTTACATGGGTCAGCGTCACTAG